One Plectropomus leopardus isolate mb chromosome 1, YSFRI_Pleo_2.0, whole genome shotgun sequence DNA segment encodes these proteins:
- the LOC121948249 gene encoding haptoglobin, with translation MNINRKNWFFTVLLLAAWTCLVVKGSVSASRLASLRSRRMVGGSLAPHVPWQAMVYLSENVLDGGYAGGALISERWILTAGRNLFVRKSKVDTQGKDPVIPKVYLGITGLPEANASTEVAVEKVVLHPGFQNHSDWDNDLALIQLKEPVVMSDKVTPIPLPETGQDLADAVRGSGVITGWGWGALLTLSSSLKHLVLRLARQSVCKAEYDGSELTPTVDDNIICTRPTKFNENVCFGDAGGALAVTDAKTGDIYAAGILSYDKACTNRSYGIYMKISSYLPWIHSVLRGDTEKSSTLRSDAMSKMYSLQP, from the exons ATGAATATCAACAGAAAAAATTG GTTTTTTACTGTGCTCCTGCTGGCTGCATGGACCTGTCTGGTAGTGAAAGGCTCTGTTTCAG CCTCCAGGTTGGCATCACTCCGTTCTCGACGAATGGTTGGGGGCAGCCTGGCTCCTCATGTCCCCTGGCAGGCCATGGTATACCTCAGTGAAAATGTGCTGGATGGAGGCTATGCAGGCGGTGCTCTCATCTCAGAGCGCTGGATTTTGACAGCTGGCAGGAACCTGTTTGTCCGTAAGAGTAAAGTGGACACTCAGGGAAAAGATCCTGTCATTCCTAAAGTTTACCTGGGAATCACTGGACTGCCAGAAGCTAATGCCTCCACAGAGGTTGCTGTCGAGAAG GTTGTTCTCCATCCAGGCTTCCAGAACCACTCTGACTGGGACAACGACCTGGCTCTGATCCAGCTGAAGGAGCCTGTGGTTATGAGTGACAAAGTGACCCCAATCCCCCTGCCAGAAACAGGCCAGGACCTTGCAGACGCTGTAAGAGGGTCAGGTGTTATTACTGGCTGGGGCTGGGGAGCCCTCCTCACTCTTTCGTCATCACTCAAGCACCTCGTACTCCGTCTGGCCAGGCAGTCTGTCTGTAAGGCAGAATATGATGGCAGCGAGCTCACACCAACTGTAGATGACAACATTATCTGCACCAGGCCCACCAAGTTCAacgaaaatgtttgttttggtgatgcaGGAGGTGCTCTGGCTGTTACAGATGCTAAAACTGGGGACATCTACGCTGCAGGGATCCTTTCCTATGACAAAGCCTGCACCAACAGAAGTTATGGCATCTATATGAAGATTTCCTCGTATTTGCCCTGGATACACAGTGTCCTCAGAGGAGATACAGAGAAATCGTCCACTCTACGCTCTGATGCGATGTCTAAGATGTACTCATTGCAGCCGTAG